From a region of the Burkholderia sp. PAMC 26561 genome:
- a CDS encoding Rieske 2Fe-2S domain-containing protein, whose amino-acid sequence MNIKSEKAEGQKSSAGGAVQKKLVPFGGYYTNKVPGHDPELTETGPGTPMGEYMRAFWHPVCMAIELTDTPRFLKILGEELVAFRDGSGAVGVLHAHCVHRGASLEYGAIQEHGIKCCYHGMVFDVDGSCLHVPFPNGEEKEAEKYACSIQQGAYKAVERHGLVFAYMGPPDNEPPFPEWEGDFTVAPTDELVPYSNFQHCNWLQVQDNAADNYHPTALHAGKNVVNGKYQGTTFDEVGAKSMEVAPDMHFAPVQQGRSLACAGARRVDKDRMFVRVQHQVLPNLSLHAYTSEDGAKKKLFSRFHIIRWTVPVDDENSKMIGWRVMGPGIDTRGIGDKSLVGYESIDFLEGQVAMRRPERFGKYKLEELPPIPTNHREREHYKDAQYAPGDYEAIISQRPIAVHSLENPTKFDAGLFLFRKMLRDAVRGTNPAASAENFADWFRANAGSPNSYCSGNVFDLPEAETVEQEVANRRALTKKLVAILTDSEALKGEERAQFVREKFESLEASMKA is encoded by the coding sequence ATGAACATCAAGTCAGAAAAGGCGGAAGGGCAGAAAAGCAGCGCTGGCGGCGCGGTCCAGAAGAAACTGGTGCCCTTCGGCGGTTACTACACCAACAAGGTTCCGGGTCACGATCCCGAACTGACCGAAACCGGCCCCGGCACGCCGATGGGCGAATACATGCGCGCGTTCTGGCATCCGGTGTGCATGGCCATCGAGCTCACCGATACCCCGCGCTTCCTGAAGATCCTCGGCGAAGAACTGGTCGCATTCCGCGATGGCAGCGGCGCCGTAGGCGTGCTGCATGCGCATTGTGTGCATCGCGGGGCATCGCTGGAATATGGCGCGATCCAGGAGCATGGCATCAAGTGCTGTTACCACGGCATGGTCTTCGATGTCGACGGCTCCTGTCTCCACGTGCCGTTTCCGAACGGCGAAGAAAAGGAAGCCGAGAAATACGCGTGTTCGATCCAGCAGGGCGCATATAAAGCCGTCGAGCGTCACGGACTCGTGTTTGCCTACATGGGACCACCCGACAACGAGCCGCCGTTTCCGGAATGGGAAGGCGATTTCACGGTAGCCCCGACCGATGAACTCGTGCCCTACAGCAATTTCCAGCATTGCAACTGGCTGCAAGTGCAGGACAACGCCGCCGACAACTATCATCCGACCGCGCTGCACGCAGGCAAGAACGTGGTCAACGGCAAGTATCAGGGCACGACTTTCGACGAGGTCGGCGCCAAGTCCATGGAAGTTGCTCCCGACATGCATTTCGCGCCGGTGCAACAGGGACGCAGCCTCGCGTGCGCGGGTGCTCGCCGCGTCGACAAGGACCGCATGTTCGTGCGCGTTCAGCATCAGGTATTGCCGAATCTGAGCTTGCATGCGTACACGTCGGAAGATGGCGCGAAGAAGAAGCTCTTCAGCCGCTTTCACATCATTCGCTGGACCGTTCCCGTCGATGATGAAAATTCGAAGATGATCGGCTGGCGCGTGATGGGTCCGGGAATCGATACACGCGGCATCGGCGATAAATCGCTGGTCGGTTACGAGTCGATCGACTTCCTCGAAGGACAGGTTGCGATGCGGCGTCCGGAGCGCTTCGGCAAATACAAGCTCGAAGAATTGCCGCCGATCCCGACGAATCATCGTGAACGCGAGCACTACAAGGACGCGCAATACGCGCCCGGCGATTACGAGGCCATCATCAGCCAGCGGCCGATCGCCGTGCATTCGCTCGAGAATCCGACCAAGTTCGACGCCGGTCTTTTCCTCTTCCGCAAGATGCTGCGCGATGCGGTTCGCGGGACGAACCCGGCAGCATCGGCCGAGAATTTCGCGGACTGGTTCAGAGCGAACGCGGGCTCGCCCAATAGCTACTGCTCGGGCAACGTGTTCGATCTGCCGGAAGCGGAGACTGTCGAGCAGGAAGTCGCCAACCGGCGCGCGCTGACGAAGAAGCTGGTCGCGATCCTGACGGATAGCGAGGCGCTCAAGGGCGAGGAGCGTGCGCAATTCGTGCGCGAGAAGTTCGAGTCGCTCGAGGCGTCGATGAAGGCGTGA
- a CDS encoding GntR family transcriptional regulator — protein MAAKLLKLQARTDYVDEVYKVLLDAISEGSLAPGARITQEEIAEQLAVSRSPVLQALRLLKKDGLVQDAPGRGLLVAPLDATWIAHLYEIRGALDSLAASLAAQRGAVLDKTLISKGRRASKGDDVKAMIDADWAFHSAIYRASGNPLIEQTAHLHWVHLRRVMGAVLQSSAQRKSIWDEHAAIFDAITAGDAAAAVELTNLHTHRARENLVRRLGEVLADDAGNASAHVRV, from the coding sequence ATGGCCGCCAAACTTCTGAAGCTCCAGGCACGCACCGACTATGTCGATGAAGTCTACAAAGTGCTGCTCGACGCCATCAGCGAAGGCTCCCTCGCGCCCGGCGCACGCATCACACAGGAAGAGATCGCGGAGCAACTGGCGGTATCGCGTTCACCGGTGCTGCAGGCGCTGCGCCTGCTGAAAAAAGACGGTCTCGTGCAGGACGCGCCAGGGCGCGGCCTGCTCGTCGCGCCGCTAGACGCCACCTGGATCGCGCATCTCTACGAGATCCGCGGCGCGCTCGACTCGCTCGCGGCGAGCCTTGCGGCGCAACGCGGCGCGGTGCTCGACAAGACGCTGATCTCGAAGGGCCGGCGTGCATCGAAAGGTGACGACGTCAAAGCCATGATCGATGCGGACTGGGCCTTCCACTCCGCCATCTACCGCGCTTCGGGCAATCCGCTGATCGAACAGACTGCGCATCTCCACTGGGTTCACTTGCGCCGCGTGATGGGCGCGGTGCTGCAGTCGTCGGCGCAACGCAAATCCATCTGGGACGAACACGCGGCGATCTTCGACGCGATCACCGCCGGCGACGCAGCCGCCGCCGTCGAACTGACCAATCTGCACACGCACCGCGCCCGCGAAAACCTCGTCAGGCGCCTGGGCGAAGTGCTGGCCGACGACGCCGGCAACGCGTCCGCTCATGTTCGCGTCTGA
- a CDS encoding ABC transporter permease codes for MSLQTPSEAHNDKETPSASTANAGLLTRLKGIQAPWVWSFTGAILVWFAIVTIFGFSIASNVAQTALIYGVFMVLVGLGQMLVITSGVGNIDLSVPSTIALAGVVSMHVMNGSNNQIALGLAAVVGVGIAVGLANYALIRLLRIPPIIATLSSSFIIQSLAITQGRQLPPPPAALGAFANGRFAHVPYIALAALVLSLLLGVLLHRSNYGRRLSAIGQNSRAAWLAGVDVHWTRCIAYVLSSVIAAFTALLLAAVSGGASLDMGVEYMLISIAVVVIGGTLVTGGKPTIAGVWGASMFLFLTNAVLNAVGADAGVRSIVYGVLIIAVTVAAGGKALR; via the coding sequence ATGAGCCTGCAAACACCCAGCGAAGCGCATAACGACAAGGAAACGCCGTCGGCTTCGACGGCGAACGCCGGACTACTGACTCGCCTCAAAGGCATCCAGGCGCCCTGGGTGTGGTCGTTCACGGGCGCGATCCTCGTCTGGTTCGCGATCGTCACCATCTTCGGCTTCTCGATTGCAAGCAACGTCGCGCAGACGGCGCTGATCTACGGCGTGTTCATGGTGCTGGTCGGCCTCGGGCAGATGCTTGTCATTACCTCCGGCGTGGGCAACATCGACTTGTCGGTGCCATCGACCATCGCGCTTGCGGGCGTGGTCAGCATGCATGTCATGAACGGATCGAACAACCAGATTGCGCTTGGTCTGGCGGCGGTGGTCGGCGTGGGAATTGCCGTCGGGCTTGCCAACTACGCGCTGATCCGGCTGCTGCGCATTCCGCCTATCATCGCAACGTTGTCATCGAGCTTCATCATCCAGTCGCTCGCGATCACGCAAGGCCGACAGCTTCCGCCACCTCCCGCGGCGCTCGGCGCGTTTGCGAATGGTCGCTTCGCGCATGTTCCGTATATTGCGCTGGCGGCGCTGGTGTTGTCGCTTTTGCTTGGCGTGCTGCTGCATCGTTCCAACTACGGACGAAGGTTGTCTGCGATCGGGCAGAACTCACGCGCAGCCTGGCTCGCCGGTGTCGATGTGCATTGGACACGTTGCATTGCGTACGTGTTGTCATCGGTGATCGCGGCGTTCACGGCGCTGCTGCTTGCGGCGGTGTCCGGCGGCGCGTCGCTCGACATGGGCGTGGAGTACATGCTGATATCGATCGCCGTGGTCGTGATCGGCGGCACGCTCGTGACGGGCGGAAAACCGACGATCGCTGGCGTGTGGGGCGCGTCGATGTTCCTGTTCCTCACGAACGCAGTGCTCAACGCAGTCGGCGCGGATGCGGGTGTCCGCTCGATCGTGTATGGAGTGCTGATCATTGCCGTGACGGTCGCGGCGGGCGGCAAGGCGCTGCGCTAA
- a CDS encoding MFS transporter, translated as MIPASKVSLSKRDEAATFAKITWRLLPFLFLCYLCAYLDRINVAFAKLQMLKDLNFSDAVYGAGAGVFFVGYLLFEVPSNLLLLRVGARRWIARIMITWGIISAGMMFVTTPMSFYIMRFLLGVAEAGFIPAILFYLTYWFPASRRSKVTALFMTGIPMSGVVGGPLSGWIMTHMGGLHALAGWQWLFVLEGIPTALLGLIALFYLNDKVSDARWLSAPQRAFLERALNEERSPDLLHSVKDGLMHPKVLLLSLIYFFFTMGLYGVSFWLPTLIKASGVQNTLDIGLLSAIPYAAAAIAMVLVSHSSDLRGERRWHLALPGIIGAAGLYFSVSYAHSTPIAMVALTIGTMGVMTTISQFWVLPPAILSGAAAAAGLAVANSVGSISGVVSPYVIGLIQTATGSTGNGVLGLAVSLVIGSVLVFTVPAKLVNVRRRETPPSARPVLDASPQTRT; from the coding sequence ATGATTCCCGCCAGTAAGGTTTCCCTCAGCAAACGCGACGAAGCCGCCACGTTTGCGAAGATCACGTGGCGACTATTGCCATTCCTGTTTCTCTGCTATCTCTGCGCGTATCTGGACCGCATCAACGTTGCCTTTGCAAAGCTGCAGATGCTCAAGGACCTGAATTTCAGCGACGCCGTCTACGGCGCCGGTGCGGGTGTTTTCTTCGTGGGTTATCTGCTGTTCGAGGTGCCGAGCAATCTGCTCTTGCTTCGCGTCGGCGCGCGCCGATGGATCGCACGGATCATGATCACGTGGGGCATCATCTCGGCGGGCATGATGTTCGTGACCACGCCCATGAGCTTCTACATCATGCGCTTTCTGCTGGGCGTGGCCGAAGCGGGGTTCATTCCGGCCATCCTGTTCTATCTGACCTACTGGTTTCCGGCATCGCGGCGCAGCAAGGTGACCGCGCTGTTCATGACCGGCATTCCGATGTCCGGCGTTGTCGGCGGTCCGCTTTCGGGCTGGATCATGACTCACATGGGCGGCCTCCACGCTCTTGCAGGCTGGCAATGGCTGTTCGTTCTCGAAGGCATCCCCACGGCCTTGCTTGGTCTCATCGCACTCTTCTATCTCAACGATAAAGTCAGCGACGCCCGCTGGCTCAGCGCGCCGCAACGCGCATTTCTGGAACGCGCGCTGAATGAAGAACGCTCGCCTGATCTGCTGCATTCGGTGAAAGACGGCCTGATGCATCCGAAGGTCCTGCTGCTAAGCCTCATCTACTTCTTCTTCACGATGGGCCTCTACGGCGTGAGCTTCTGGTTGCCCACGCTGATCAAGGCGAGCGGCGTGCAGAACACGCTGGATATCGGATTGTTGAGCGCCATCCCCTACGCCGCGGCAGCAATCGCGATGGTGCTGGTCAGCCATTCATCCGACCTGCGCGGCGAGCGCCGCTGGCATCTTGCTTTGCCGGGGATCATCGGTGCGGCAGGTTTGTACTTCAGCGTGTCCTACGCCCATTCCACGCCGATCGCGATGGTCGCGCTGACCATCGGGACCATGGGCGTCATGACCACGATCTCGCAATTCTGGGTACTGCCGCCGGCCATCCTCAGCGGCGCGGCAGCGGCGGCGGGACTTGCCGTTGCGAACTCGGTAGGCAGCATCTCGGGCGTCGTCAGTCCCTATGTGATCGGGCTGATCCAGACCGCGACGGGATCGACCGGCAATGGCGTGCTGGGACTCGCGGTGAGTCTCGTGATAGGCAGTGTGCTGGTCTTCACGGTGCCCGCAAAACTGGTGAACGTTCGCCGGCGGGAAACGCCGCCGAGCGCTCGACCGGTGCTCGATGCCAGTCCTCAGACGCGAACATGA
- a CDS encoding ABC transporter permease has product MTFAITQARLRALLPAISLVAVLVPILFLQPATLSYFGSSLLLNLAVPIVLATLAQLAIITVNDLDLSIGPFVSLVACIGATLLVKQPWLGVLALAGCVLAYAAVGALIELRQIPSIVVTLGLAFVWSGLAIVLLPSPGGTSPEWIGAAMNYQTPWIAAPIVWSALIALIGHLLLMRSSAGVRIRGAGGNPRAMRRFGWSLVRSKATLYGIAGFFGVLSGLSLLGLTTSADANLALRYTLLSIAAVILGGGEFVGGRVSVVGAVLGAITLTLAASFLAFLNISSDWQVGMQGAILIVVLSLRVLLQRGDRQ; this is encoded by the coding sequence ATGACGTTTGCGATCACCCAGGCGCGATTGCGCGCGCTGCTGCCGGCCATTTCGCTGGTCGCCGTGCTCGTGCCCATCCTGTTCCTGCAGCCAGCCACGCTGAGCTACTTCGGTTCGAGCCTGCTGCTGAACCTTGCCGTACCGATCGTTCTTGCGACGCTCGCGCAACTCGCGATCATCACGGTCAACGACCTGGATTTGTCGATAGGACCCTTCGTGAGTCTCGTCGCTTGCATCGGCGCGACGTTGCTGGTCAAGCAGCCATGGCTCGGCGTGCTGGCCTTGGCCGGCTGCGTGCTGGCTTATGCCGCGGTCGGCGCGTTGATCGAGTTGCGGCAGATTCCGTCGATCGTGGTGACGCTCGGGCTGGCGTTCGTCTGGAGCGGCCTCGCGATCGTGTTGCTGCCGTCGCCGGGCGGCACGAGCCCTGAGTGGATCGGCGCGGCGATGAACTACCAGACGCCGTGGATTGCGGCGCCCATCGTCTGGTCGGCGTTGATTGCGTTGATCGGACATCTGTTGCTGATGCGTTCGTCGGCGGGCGTGCGCATTCGTGGCGCAGGCGGCAATCCACGCGCAATGCGCCGGTTTGGCTGGTCGCTCGTGCGCAGCAAGGCGACGCTCTACGGCATTGCGGGTTTCTTCGGCGTGTTGTCTGGCTTGTCGCTCCTGGGCCTGACCACTTCCGCCGATGCCAATCTCGCCTTGCGATACACGCTGTTGTCCATAGCGGCTGTGATCCTCGGCGGCGGCGAATTCGTCGGCGGCCGCGTGTCGGTGGTCGGCGCGGTGCTGGGTGCCATCACGCTGACGCTTGCCGCATCATTCCTCGCATTCCTGAACATCTCCTCGGACTGGCAGGTCGGCATGCAGGGCGCGATCCTGATCGTGGTGCTGTCGCTGCGTGTGTTGCTGCAACGCGGAGACCGCCAATGA
- a CDS encoding class II aldolase/adducin family protein produces MAAVMEAGSEVVEKIVKDGKVSIYQPEQEGLIFPDLPVFSDPAAHRQHLKERLVGACRAFALQGFDYGFAGHLTVRDPENPGLYWTNPMAIHFSQVKVSNLICADHEGRVVEGNHAINRAGFVLHAAVHEMHQDIVAMCHAHTVYGTAYASLGKKLEPITQDAAAFFEDHVVIGDEAGQVAVEKKAGHKVANAFKGVKAAIHQNHGLLTASRHSIEAAAFWFIALERCCQQQLLIDATGITPKLVTPDRARYSREHVGSEYIGWLHFQTIWNDLVATQPDMFD; encoded by the coding sequence ATGGCGGCAGTCATGGAAGCGGGTTCGGAAGTCGTGGAAAAGATCGTGAAGGACGGCAAGGTATCGATCTATCAGCCGGAACAAGAGGGTCTGATCTTCCCGGACTTGCCCGTGTTTTCGGACCCGGCGGCGCATCGGCAACATTTGAAGGAGCGACTTGTCGGCGCATGCAGGGCATTCGCGCTGCAGGGCTTCGACTATGGGTTCGCCGGGCATCTGACGGTGCGCGATCCGGAAAATCCAGGCCTGTACTGGACCAATCCGATGGCCATCCACTTCTCGCAAGTGAAGGTCTCGAACCTGATCTGCGCGGACCATGAAGGGCGCGTGGTGGAGGGCAATCATGCGATCAACCGTGCTGGCTTCGTCCTGCACGCAGCAGTGCACGAGATGCATCAGGACATCGTGGCAATGTGCCATGCGCACACGGTCTACGGCACGGCCTACGCCTCTCTCGGCAAGAAGCTCGAGCCGATCACGCAGGACGCGGCTGCGTTCTTCGAGGACCACGTCGTGATCGGCGATGAAGCCGGACAAGTCGCGGTGGAGAAAAAGGCGGGCCACAAGGTGGCAAACGCGTTCAAGGGCGTGAAGGCGGCAATTCACCAGAACCACGGTTTGCTGACGGCAAGCCGGCACAGCATAGAAGCTGCGGCCTTCTGGTTTATCGCGCTGGAACGCTGCTGCCAGCAGCAGCTTCTGATCGATGCAACCGGCATCACGCCGAAGCTCGTCACGCCGGACCGGGCGCGCTATAGCCGCGAACACGTGGGCAGCGAGTACATCGGCTGGCTGCATTTCCAGACGATCTGGAACGACCTCGTGGCAACCCAGCCGGACATGTTCGACTGA
- a CDS encoding SMP-30/gluconolactonase/LRE family protein — MKPDELEVHDPRFRTLVQLNAPLQKLTSECLWAEGPVYFPATDLLIWSDIPNNRMMRWAPGMGVGVYRSNSNYSNGNTRDREGRLVTCEHGGRQVSRTEHDGSVVVLASHFEGKRLNSPNDVVVDSRSAIWFTDPDYGIMSDYEGFRAPSDIGRCNVYCISPDDGHVRLATDDFVKPNGLAFSPDESRLYIADSGASHDENGPRHIRVFDVASDGALRNGSIFVSMETGVPDGLRTDEHGNVWTSADDGVHCYAPDGTLLGKILIPEVVANLTFGGLHKNRLFITATSSVYALHVGVRGAAR, encoded by the coding sequence ATGAAACCTGACGAGCTTGAAGTACACGATCCGCGCTTTCGCACACTGGTCCAGCTCAACGCGCCGCTGCAAAAGCTGACCAGCGAGTGCCTATGGGCCGAAGGACCCGTGTATTTTCCGGCGACCGATTTGCTGATCTGGAGCGACATCCCGAACAATCGCATGATGCGATGGGCGCCGGGCATGGGCGTAGGGGTTTATCGCTCGAATTCGAACTACAGCAATGGCAATACACGTGACCGGGAAGGGCGGCTCGTGACGTGCGAACACGGCGGCCGTCAGGTCTCGCGCACGGAACACGATGGCAGCGTCGTGGTTCTCGCATCGCATTTCGAAGGCAAGCGCCTCAATTCGCCGAACGATGTGGTCGTGGATTCGCGCAGCGCGATCTGGTTCACGGACCCCGACTACGGGATCATGAGCGACTACGAAGGGTTCCGCGCGCCGAGCGATATTGGACGATGCAATGTCTACTGCATCTCCCCGGACGATGGCCACGTGCGGCTTGCCACCGATGATTTCGTCAAGCCCAACGGACTCGCGTTTTCGCCCGACGAGTCACGTCTGTACATAGCCGACTCCGGCGCGTCCCACGATGAGAACGGTCCACGCCACATCCGCGTCTTCGATGTCGCGAGTGACGGCGCATTGCGCAACGGAAGCATTTTCGTATCGATGGAAACCGGTGTGCCCGACGGCTTGAGAACCGACGAGCACGGCAATGTCTGGACCAGCGCAGACGACGGGGTGCATTGCTACGCGCCGGATGGCACCTTGCTCGGCAAGATCCTGATTCCCGAGGTCGTGGCGAACCTGACGTTCGGCGGCTTGCACAAGAACCGCTTGTTCATTACTGCGACTTCATCCGTTTATGCGCTGCACGTAGGCGTTCGGGGCGCTGCACGCTAA
- a CDS encoding LysR substrate-binding domain-containing protein, translated as MRRIPNFVLLRAFEAAARLESFTLAAEELHLTQSAISHQVKELEAYFGVPLFHRRNRRVETTAEGRRLFDSLGRVFDVIENACSEVALAPQAQVLAVHCAPSLAVKWLGPRLPMFMQAHTDITIRLSSGAEPVDLTRLHEVDVAISYGAAIERPGLQVDALGAERIVPMCSPAMVRDDVLLEEQARAFTLIDSQLSRVTWRDWFVLNGMEFPNKPRPSFDRGALAISAAVDGMGMALETTRLAEREFARGELVEFGAGYFKPFMRETHFVSFRTSDRNVEKVKTFRAWLAEKAGMDGQSVTGG; from the coding sequence ATGCGACGCATCCCCAATTTCGTGCTGCTGCGCGCGTTCGAAGCAGCGGCACGGCTTGAAAGCTTCACGCTTGCTGCAGAGGAATTGCATCTCACGCAATCGGCCATCAGCCATCAGGTGAAGGAACTGGAAGCCTATTTCGGCGTGCCGCTGTTTCACCGGCGAAACCGCCGGGTCGAGACGACGGCGGAAGGACGGCGTCTGTTCGACAGCCTCGGCCGCGTGTTCGATGTCATTGAAAACGCCTGCAGCGAAGTTGCGCTCGCGCCCCAGGCGCAGGTGCTCGCCGTGCATTGCGCACCGAGCCTTGCTGTGAAATGGCTGGGTCCGCGCTTGCCCATGTTCATGCAGGCGCACACGGACATCACGATCAGGCTTTCTTCGGGCGCGGAGCCGGTGGACCTCACACGTCTGCATGAAGTCGATGTCGCGATCTCCTACGGCGCGGCGATCGAGCGTCCGGGATTGCAGGTCGATGCGCTCGGGGCCGAACGCATTGTTCCGATGTGCTCGCCCGCCATGGTGCGCGACGACGTATTGCTCGAGGAGCAGGCCAGGGCTTTTACGCTGATCGATTCACAATTGAGCCGGGTCACGTGGCGCGACTGGTTCGTGCTCAACGGCATGGAGTTTCCGAACAAGCCGCGGCCATCGTTCGATCGCGGTGCGCTGGCGATTTCCGCAGCGGTCGATGGCATGGGCATGGCGCTCGAAACCACGCGCCTCGCCGAGCGCGAATTTGCGCGTGGAGAACTGGTGGAGTTCGGCGCCGGGTACTTCAAGCCGTTCATGCGCGAGACGCATTTTGTATCGTTCAGGACGAGCGACAGGAACGTCGAGAAGGTCAAGACGTTCCGGGCCTGGCTGGCGGAGAAAGCGGGGATGGATGGGCAGTCGGTGACAGGCGGTTGA
- a CDS encoding GNAT family N-acetyltransferase — MFEDVSVRRIGAHEAMSCVEALADVLIDCVEGGASVSFMLPLSREKAVAFWRSVGEAVVRAERALLVAEDREGRILGTVQLIMAQPDNQPHRADIAKMLVHRMGRRRGIAQQLMTAVEETAREEGKSVLVLDTVTGGDAERLYARAGWQRVGVVPKYALMPDGAFCSTTFYYKHV; from the coding sequence ATGTTCGAGGACGTGAGCGTACGACGCATCGGCGCCCATGAAGCAATGTCCTGTGTGGAAGCATTGGCCGACGTGCTGATCGATTGCGTGGAAGGGGGCGCCTCGGTCAGTTTCATGCTGCCGCTGTCGCGCGAGAAGGCCGTTGCATTTTGGCGCAGCGTGGGCGAAGCCGTAGTGCGCGCAGAGCGAGCGCTGCTCGTCGCAGAAGATCGCGAGGGACGCATTCTCGGCACCGTGCAACTCATCATGGCGCAGCCGGACAACCAGCCGCATCGCGCGGATATTGCCAAGATGCTGGTGCATCGCATGGGTCGCCGCAGAGGCATTGCGCAACAGCTCATGACGGCTGTCGAAGAAACCGCGCGTGAGGAAGGCAAGTCGGTGCTCGTGCTCGATACGGTCACCGGCGGCGATGCCGAGCGGCTCTACGCGCGGGCAGGCTGGCAGCGCGTTGGCGTTGTGCCGAAGTACGCGCTGATGCCGGACGGCGCGTTTTGCAGCACGACCTTCTATTACAAGCACGTTTGA
- a CDS encoding ABC transporter substrate-binding protein produces MSPASAQVATGDTSAQKIALSNNYAGNSWRQMMLKSWSNVADAAVKQKVVAAAPTFTTAESQATEQVQQIQNLILQGFKAIAVDAVSPTALNGVIKQACAAGVTVVSFDGIATEPCAYRIAVDFQGMGKMQVDYLAKRLNGKGNLLEIRGLAGVSVDDEIHRGMVDELKKYPNLKIVGSVHGDWTQTVAQKQVAGILPTLPQIDGVLTQGGDGFGTAQALKAAGRPTPIIILGNRQEELAWWAEQKKTGYETMSVTIPPGASTFAFWVTQQLLAGKKMPHDIRMPVLEVKPGELDAVLAKTPPGSLANKEYTREEVVAVVDGK; encoded by the coding sequence GTGTCGCCGGCATCGGCGCAAGTGGCAACGGGCGATACATCCGCGCAAAAAATCGCGTTATCGAACAACTATGCGGGCAACAGTTGGCGTCAGATGATGCTCAAGAGCTGGTCCAACGTCGCAGACGCAGCGGTCAAGCAAAAGGTCGTCGCGGCCGCCCCCACCTTCACCACGGCCGAAAGTCAGGCAACCGAACAAGTCCAGCAGATCCAGAACCTGATCCTCCAGGGCTTCAAGGCGATCGCGGTCGATGCCGTCTCGCCTACCGCGCTCAACGGCGTGATCAAGCAGGCATGCGCGGCGGGCGTGACGGTCGTGTCCTTCGATGGCATCGCTACCGAGCCTTGCGCATACCGGATCGCCGTCGACTTCCAGGGCATGGGCAAGATGCAAGTGGACTACTTGGCCAAACGTCTGAACGGCAAGGGCAACCTGCTCGAGATTCGCGGGCTCGCCGGCGTCTCGGTCGATGATGAAATTCACCGCGGCATGGTGGACGAGCTGAAGAAATATCCGAACCTGAAAATAGTCGGTTCGGTACATGGCGACTGGACACAAACCGTCGCTCAAAAACAGGTCGCCGGCATCCTGCCTACCTTGCCGCAAATCGACGGCGTGCTCACGCAAGGCGGGGATGGCTTCGGTACGGCACAGGCGCTGAAGGCCGCAGGCAGGCCGACGCCGATCATCATCCTCGGCAACCGTCAGGAAGAACTCGCGTGGTGGGCCGAACAGAAGAAGACCGGCTACGAGACGATGTCCGTCACCATTCCGCCGGGGGCATCCACGTTTGCGTTCTGGGTCACGCAGCAATTGCTGGCCGGCAAGAAAATGCCGCATGACATCCGCATGCCAGTGCTCGAAGTGAAGCCTGGAGAGCTTGACGCCGTGCTGGCAAAGACGCCGCCAGGATCGCTTGCGAACAAGGAATACACGCGCGAGGAAGTGGTGGCTGTCGTGGACGGGAAGTAG